From a single Raphanus sativus cultivar WK10039 chromosome 3, ASM80110v3, whole genome shotgun sequence genomic region:
- the LOC108845325 gene encoding uncharacterized protein LOC108845325 → MEHEVSQLQTEDDDSTGSTGLPRVRINQIVEASVPKKKGRLFGLARRSPSVPSASAPPPSYVDQEVLLSQMRDKDARISALESMVASQEAGWEAQRKLNEQMMAMMRSMNPNANVATSRPCQTRTSKTQVSWSPQKWIKTSHVFAVYVFSPRVGLLFLAMPKC, encoded by the exons atggaacatgaagtgtctcagcttcaaaccgaggatgacgattcgacgggatcgaccggcttgcctcgggttcggatcaaccaaatcgttgaagcg tcggttccaaagaagaagggccgtttgttcggtttggctcgtcggtctccctcggttccgtctgcttctgcaccaccaccgtcctatgttgatcaagaagtccttctgagtcagatgagggacaaggatgctcgcatatctgcgctggagtccatggtggcgagtcaagaggcgggctgggaggcacagaggaagctgaacgagcaaatgatggcgatgatgaggagcatgaacccgaacgccaacgtGGCGACTTCCCGACCATGCCAGACCCGGACTTCCAAAACCC aggtatcatGGTCCCCACAGAAGTGGATcaagactagtcacgtgtttgCAGTCTACGTTTTCAGCCCACGTGTCGGTCTCCTAttcctggcgatgccgaaatgttaa
- the LOC108844568 gene encoding uncharacterized protein LOC108844568, with amino-acid sequence MVEMSSLKSEQQVLQHSTHVHPLTKIDDFGGFICNGCNTYGFGKTYRCASCNFDLHELCATCPPTLKCFMHPEHELKLVFKEPLKTDQNRRRCNICLELAEGLYYQCEACGFDMHPLCSQLPEKVSHVPHPAHNLELSDHGASNICMVCHGEIQSWRYKCGPCRLDVHMECVNSSASAPKGTQQKSLAPQPLPQQQGLGPQPLPQPYQYHQPQPQPQPYFHPSQYQQPPPQTYFHPSQYQQPPPQTYFHPCQYQQPPPQTCFHPYQQPQPYFQPSQYHQPCHNQGQQQGQQPGRSTGKKMFGILMALTVGFVSPDMSDTVYEVITGSF; translated from the coding sequence ATGGTTGAGATGTCTTCGTTGAAATCAGAACAACAAGTACTCCAACATTCCACCCATGTCCACCCGTTAACCAAGATTGATGACTTTGGCGGGTTCATATGCAATGGCTGCAACACTTACGGCTTTGGGAAGACCTATCGTTGCGCCTCTTGCAACTTCGATCTTCACGAGCTCTGTGCCACTTGCCCCCCTACCCTCAAGTGCTTTATGCATCCAGAGCACGAGCTCAAGTTAGTCTTTAAAGAACCATTAAAGACGGACCAGAACAGACGTAGGTGCAACATCTGCCTTGAATTAGCCGAGGGGCTCTATTACCAATGCGAGGCTTGCGGCTTCGACATGCATCCACTTTGCTCACAGCTGCCTGAGAAAGTGAGCCATGTGCCTCACCCGGCTCATAACTTGGAGCTGAGTGATCATGGAGCAAGCAACATCTGCATGGTCTGCCACGGTGAGATCCAGTCTTGGCGGTACAAGTGTGGTCCATGCCGGTTAGATGTTCACATGGAGTGCGTTAATTCATCTGCATCAGCACCGAAGGGAACTCAGCAAAAGAGTTTGGCGCCACAACCGCTCCCTCAGCAACAGGGTTTGGGGCCGCAACCGCTCCCTCAGCCATATCAGTACCatcaaccgcaaccgcaaccgcaaccatATTTCCACCCTTCTCAGTATCAGCAACCACCACCACAAACTTATTTTCACCCTTCTCAGTATCAGCAGCCGCCGCCACAAACTTATTTTCACCCTTGTCAGTATCAGCAACCACCACCACAAACTTGTTTTCATCCTTATCAGCAACCACAACCGTATTTTCAGCCTTCTCAGTATCATCAACCTTGTCACAATCAAGGTCAGCAACAGGGTCAACAGCCTGGTCGGAGTACAGGAAAGAAAATGTTCGGCATTCTCATGGCTTTAACGGTTGGGTTTGTCTCCCCTGACATGTCTGATACAGTTTACGAAGTTATTACTGGCTCGTTTTGA